The following coding sequences are from one Rubinisphaera margarita window:
- the atpA gene encoding F0F1 ATP synthase subunit alpha: MKFKADEIASVIQKEVENFGSQLETREVGIVTEVGDGIARCYGLTGAMAGEMVEFAGGVNGFVFNLEENSVGIVVLGDYLKINEGDEVKSLGALLSVPVGDAMVGRVVDPLGNPLDGKGPIVSGDSRPLETAAPGVVDRQPVKQPLQTGIKAVDAMTPIGRGQRELIIGDRKTGKTAVAIDAILNQKGKDVICVYVGCGQRAASIAGVVDVLTEHGAMDYTIVVSAASSDPASMQYIAPYAGAAMAEFFMYNGKHTLVVYDDLSKQAVAYRELSLLMRRPPGREAYPGDVFYCHSRLLERSAKLSDELGGGSMTALPIIETLEGEVSAYIPTNVISITDGQIYLEPDLFFSGVRPAINVGISVSRVGGNAQIKAMKKVAGSLKLDLAAFRELEAFAQLGTELDKATQAQLDRGYRMVELLKQPQYRPMEVEDQVMSIFAGSKGYFDKVPVSRVPEAEKNMLQFMAEQKSEVRQRIVETQALDDETASMLTSALKEWWNQVHKLFENSESGSLVTA; the protein is encoded by the coding sequence ATGAAATTCAAAGCGGACGAAATCGCTTCAGTCATTCAGAAGGAAGTTGAGAACTTCGGTTCCCAGCTCGAAACGCGTGAAGTCGGCATTGTCACCGAGGTCGGCGACGGCATCGCCCGTTGCTACGGCCTGACTGGGGCCATGGCCGGTGAAATGGTCGAATTTGCCGGCGGCGTCAACGGGTTCGTCTTCAACCTGGAAGAGAACTCCGTCGGGATCGTGGTCCTTGGGGATTACCTGAAGATCAACGAAGGCGATGAGGTCAAATCACTCGGCGCCCTGCTGTCCGTTCCCGTTGGGGATGCGATGGTCGGCCGTGTTGTCGACCCACTGGGCAACCCGCTCGACGGCAAGGGGCCGATCGTCTCCGGCGATTCGCGACCTCTGGAAACAGCCGCTCCGGGTGTCGTCGATCGTCAGCCCGTGAAGCAGCCGCTTCAGACCGGGATCAAAGCTGTCGACGCCATGACTCCCATCGGACGTGGTCAGCGCGAACTGATCATCGGCGACCGGAAAACCGGTAAGACCGCCGTCGCTATCGACGCCATTCTGAACCAGAAGGGCAAGGACGTCATCTGCGTCTATGTCGGTTGCGGTCAGCGTGCCGCTTCAATCGCCGGCGTTGTCGACGTCCTCACCGAACACGGTGCCATGGACTACACGATCGTCGTTTCGGCCGCCTCGTCCGATCCGGCTTCAATGCAGTACATCGCGCCTTACGCCGGTGCTGCCATGGCCGAGTTCTTCATGTACAACGGCAAGCATACCCTGGTCGTTTACGATGACCTTTCCAAGCAGGCCGTCGCTTACCGCGAACTGTCGCTGCTGATGCGTCGCCCGCCGGGTCGCGAAGCCTACCCTGGGGACGTGTTCTACTGCCACAGCCGTCTGCTTGAACGTTCCGCAAAGCTGTCCGATGAACTCGGCGGCGGCTCGATGACCGCTCTGCCGATCATCGAAACGCTCGAAGGGGAAGTGTCGGCGTACATTCCGACCAACGTGATTTCGATTACCGACGGCCAGATCTACCTCGAACCGGACCTGTTCTTCTCCGGTGTCCGTCCCGCCATTAACGTCGGGATCAGTGTGTCCCGCGTCGGTGGTAATGCTCAGATCAAGGCCATGAAGAAAGTGGCCGGTAGTCTGAAGCTCGACCTGGCGGCCTTCCGTGAACTGGAAGCATTCGCTCAGCTGGGGACCGAACTAGACAAAGCGACTCAGGCTCAGCTCGACCGCGGATACCGCATGGTCGAACTGCTTAAGCAGCCTCAGTATCGGCCGATGGAAGTCGAAGATCAGGTAATGTCGATCTTCGCTGGTAGCAAGGGCTACTTCGACAAGGTTCCTGTCTCCCGGGTTCCGGAGGCGGAAAAGAACATGCTGCAGTTCATGGCCGAACAGAAGTCGGAAGTCCGGCAGCGGATCGTGGAAACGCAGGCACTCGACGATGAAACCGCCTCCATGCTCACTTCGGCTCTGAAGGAGTGGTGGAACCAGGTTCACAAGTTGTTCGAGAACTCCGAATCCGGCAGCCTCGTCACGGCGTAA
- the atpG gene encoding ATP synthase F1 subunit gamma produces MAKARAIIKRLKAVKNIRKITRTMELIATARFKKAMDRAAEARAYTEKIAEIVGDLAAADLSFSHPLLERRDSEERVLVLVLTSNRGLCGGYNSAVLRLAGQRLRELNRDRRNVVLEVSGKRGLAYFKFEGKPIERAFTHFEDKPSFEEVDELASRFAELYTSGAVDRIDVVYTQFQSISRQYAVRETLLPFENLTAGTDTEDTKTRSVDYEFLPSAEAILEEIVPAAFKAKLFKCFLDAAVSEQIARMVAMKGATENADEMIGSLSTRYNRARQSQITSELSEIIGGAAALE; encoded by the coding sequence ATGGCTAAAGCACGCGCAATTATCAAACGGCTCAAGGCCGTCAAGAACATCCGCAAGATTACGCGGACGATGGAGCTGATTGCCACCGCCCGTTTTAAAAAGGCGATGGACCGCGCAGCCGAAGCGAGAGCTTACACAGAGAAGATCGCAGAGATCGTCGGCGACCTCGCCGCCGCTGACCTGTCCTTCTCGCATCCGCTGCTTGAACGTCGCGATTCGGAAGAACGCGTGCTCGTGCTCGTCCTCACTTCCAATCGCGGGCTCTGCGGCGGCTACAACTCAGCCGTGCTGCGTCTGGCCGGTCAACGGTTGCGGGAACTGAATCGCGATCGCCGCAATGTGGTTCTCGAAGTCTCCGGCAAACGAGGTCTGGCGTATTTCAAGTTCGAAGGCAAACCGATCGAACGAGCCTTCACTCACTTTGAAGACAAGCCGTCCTTCGAAGAAGTTGACGAACTGGCCAGCCGGTTCGCAGAACTCTACACCAGTGGAGCCGTCGATCGAATCGACGTTGTTTACACCCAGTTCCAGTCGATCTCTCGACAATACGCGGTTCGCGAAACCCTGCTCCCGTTCGAGAACCTGACCGCTGGAACTGACACGGAAGACACGAAGACTCGCTCGGTGGATTACGAGTTCCTGCCGAGTGCCGAAGCGATCCTGGAAGAGATCGTGCCGGCAGCCTTCAAGGCGAAGCTTTTCAAGTGCTTCCTCGACGCAGCGGTGAGCGAGCAGATCGCCCGGATGGTCGCCATGAAGGGCGCGACGGAGAACGCCGACGAAATGATCGGATCGCTCTCGACGCGGTACAACCGGGCCCGCCAGTCGCAGATCACATCGGAATTGAGCGAAATTATCGGCGGAGCAGCGGCTCTCGAATAA
- the atpD gene encoding F0F1 ATP synthase subunit beta, translating into MATATAQNIGKVTQIIGSTFDAEFAADSLPDIYNALLVDQQVKGLHIHVTGEVQQHLGGGRVRCVALGSTEGMVRGMDVADTGAPVSVPVGKGTLGRVFNVLGDAIDGRGPVETEERWPIHRDAPALENLSSKTELFETGIKVVDLLTPFVRGGKAGLFGGAGLGKTVILTEMIARIASAHGGYSVFAGVGERTREGNDLWLEMQEAEIGNTGRSVIEQTCMVFGQMNEPPGARLRVALSALTMAEWFRDTTGTDTLLFVDNIFRFSQAGSEVSALLGRMPSAVGYQPTLSTELGALQERITSTKRGAITSVQAVYVPADDPTDPAPATAFAHLDAFIYLERKISEKGIYPAIDPLASSSRILDPQYVGERHYAVAQRVQQILQRYRELQDIIAILGVEELSEEDKLIVHRARRIERFLSQPFLVAEPFTGKPGKITPLQETIESFEQICDGTWDHLPEQAFLYVGGVQEAAEQAKKMAEQQ; encoded by the coding sequence ATGGCAACCGCAACGGCCCAGAACATCGGCAAGGTGACTCAAATCATCGGCTCTACCTTTGATGCCGAGTTCGCTGCTGATTCGCTTCCCGATATTTACAACGCGCTCCTCGTCGACCAGCAGGTGAAGGGCCTTCACATTCACGTCACCGGGGAAGTTCAGCAGCACCTGGGTGGTGGACGTGTCCGCTGCGTCGCTCTCGGCTCGACCGAGGGGATGGTTCGCGGCATGGATGTCGCCGATACCGGAGCTCCGGTTTCGGTGCCCGTTGGAAAGGGAACTCTGGGACGGGTCTTCAACGTGCTCGGCGACGCGATCGATGGTCGCGGTCCGGTCGAAACCGAAGAACGCTGGCCGATTCACCGCGATGCTCCCGCTCTGGAAAACCTGAGTTCAAAGACCGAGCTCTTCGAAACCGGGATCAAAGTGGTCGACCTGCTCACGCCATTCGTGCGTGGCGGTAAGGCGGGTCTGTTCGGAGGAGCCGGACTCGGCAAGACCGTTATTCTGACCGAGATGATCGCCCGTATCGCCTCCGCTCACGGGGGTTACTCCGTCTTCGCTGGTGTCGGTGAACGCACTCGTGAAGGAAACGACCTCTGGCTGGAAATGCAGGAAGCGGAGATCGGCAACACCGGTCGTTCCGTCATCGAACAGACCTGCATGGTCTTCGGTCAGATGAACGAACCACCGGGAGCCCGTCTGCGTGTCGCTCTGTCTGCCCTGACGATGGCTGAATGGTTCCGCGATACGACCGGAACCGACACCCTGCTCTTCGTCGACAACATCTTCCGCTTCTCGCAGGCCGGTTCGGAAGTGTCCGCACTTCTGGGACGTATGCCGAGTGCCGTCGGTTACCAGCCGACGCTGAGCACCGAACTGGGAGCTCTGCAGGAACGAATTACTTCGACCAAGCGTGGAGCCATTACTTCGGTGCAGGCCGTGTACGTGCCGGCCGACGACCCGACCGACCCCGCTCCAGCCACGGCGTTTGCCCACCTGGATGCCTTCATTTACCTCGAACGTAAGATCTCCGAGAAGGGGATTTACCCGGCCATCGACCCGCTGGCCTCTTCGAGCCGAATTCTCGACCCGCAGTATGTCGGCGAACGGCACTACGCCGTCGCTCAGCGTGTTCAGCAGATCCTTCAGCGTTATCGCGAACTGCAGGACATCATCGCGATTCTCGGTGTCGAAGAACTGAGCGAAGAAGACAAACTGATCGTGCACCGGGCACGCCGCATCGAACGCTTCCTGTCGCAGCCGTTCCTCGTGGCCGAACCGTTTACCGGCAAGCCGGGTAAGATTACCCCGCTGCAGGAAACGATCGAAAGCTTCGAGCAGATTTGCGACGGAACCTGGGACCACCTGCCGGAGCAGGCCTTCCTGTACGTCGGGGGTGTTCAGGAAGCTGCCGAGCAGGCCAAGAAGATGGCTGAACAGCAGTAA
- a CDS encoding helix-turn-helix domain-containing protein — MEDNKAGQSQTDPDRLLWSRIERYCVEHGWTISRLAEESGVSRATLHQWQQKGRCKPRNTTLYKLANALSVSPAVLKSEAAGTEVRAPEPLLDNSWNPLWPPLPGELMSADLQREFDRQTNGTIEDVCRERPELFAGWSENEWDELFSTFGVGGELNEDGVRMQAEFINRKRETLYQVQILLETHLADAARAVIQSLYDSVQCATDDAAQQ; from the coding sequence ATGGAAGACAACAAAGCTGGACAAAGTCAGACAGATCCAGACAGGCTGCTCTGGTCGAGGATCGAGCGCTATTGCGTCGAGCATGGCTGGACGATCAGTCGGCTGGCCGAAGAATCGGGCGTGTCGCGGGCGACGCTGCATCAGTGGCAGCAGAAAGGCCGCTGCAAACCGCGCAATACAACGCTTTACAAGTTGGCGAATGCTCTTTCCGTTTCGCCAGCCGTCCTGAAGAGTGAAGCGGCGGGGACAGAAGTCCGTGCGCCGGAACCGCTGCTGGATAACAGCTGGAATCCCCTCTGGCCTCCGCTGCCGGGCGAGCTGATGTCGGCTGACTTGCAGCGGGAGTTCGACCGGCAAACGAACGGGACCATTGAAGATGTCTGCAGGGAGCGACCGGAATTGTTCGCCGGCTGGTCGGAGAATGAATGGGATGAGCTGTTCAGCACCTTCGGCGTCGGCGGCGAGCTGAATGAGGACGGCGTGCGGATGCAGGCGGAGTTCATCAACCGAAAGCGGGAAACGCTCTATCAGGTGCAGATCCTGCTGGAAACGCATCTCGCCGACGCGGCTCGTGCAGTGATTCAATCGCTTTACGACTCTGTGCAATGCGCCACCGACGACGCAGCACAACAGTAG
- the atpC gene encoding ATP synthase F1 subunit epsilon, with translation MIAANTIELTVVTPEKTLLSTVATSLQFPLEDGQIGILPGRAPMVGRLGTGELQVQTQTGLHRYFIEGGFAQVKGHAVTLLTNRAQELGSFETAKVEAAFNEALNRSVTTAAEQTAKDQDLERNRRLLAILKR, from the coding sequence ATGATTGCAGCCAATACCATCGAACTGACCGTTGTCACGCCGGAGAAGACCCTGCTCAGCACGGTCGCGACATCGTTGCAGTTCCCGCTGGAAGATGGCCAGATCGGGATCCTCCCCGGTCGCGCTCCCATGGTCGGACGTCTCGGCACCGGTGAACTCCAGGTGCAGACGCAAACCGGTCTGCATCGTTACTTCATCGAAGGCGGTTTCGCCCAGGTGAAAGGGCATGCCGTGACCCTGCTGACCAACCGTGCTCAGGAACTCGGCTCCTTCGAAACTGCGAAAGTCGAAGCCGCGTTCAACGAAGCCCTGAACCGTTCCGTCACCACGGCTGCCGAGCAGACCGCCAAGGATCAGGACCTCGAACGCAACCGCCGCCTGCTCGCCATCCTCAAGCGATAA